The Sus scrofa isolate TJ Tabasco breed Duroc chromosome X, Sscrofa11.1, whole genome shotgun sequence genome has a segment encoding these proteins:
- the TRO gene encoding Trophinin: MDIDCLTREELGDDAQAWSRFSFEIEARDQENANASTNIDFSRGASTRANFSDGASICFSGAPSPSDGFGGRDGISFGSTCSTSATFSSTASISFGGTHYTSGSFSSAANICFGGMPNTCSTFSGGASISFGGAASTSSSFSSEASISFGGTPCTSANFAGGVSPSFSGPLNTSTSFSGGASSGFGGTLSATAGFNDALITTTSFGSTLGTSAVFSGALSTSTAFGGTLSTSVYFGGSPSSSASFGGTLSTSICFSGSPSTSTGFDGVFSTSVSFGGSSSTSTDFSGTLSTSVCFGDSLSTSSSFGGALSTSVGFGGALSTSVGFGGALNTSAGFSSAVSINTGFNSVPSTNSGFSSVFSTSADFSGALNTTTDFGSASSTSIGFGGAPSTSFCFGSLSNTNLCFGGPPSTNTCFSGPTNASFGDGLSTGAGFSFGDGLNTSTGFSGGLSSSSSFGGGLSTSTGFGGGLISSDVFGGGLGTSAGFGSTLGTRANFCSSLSISDGFGSEPNTSFDGGLSTIIGFASSSNTSTGFTGEPSTSTSFIGGPSSIVGFGSGLSTDAGFNSGPSNAAGFGGGGTSLGACSFSYG, translated from the coding sequence ATGGATATCGACTGCCTAACAAGGGAAGAGTTAGGCGATGATGCTCAGGCCTGGAGCagattttcatttgaaattgAGGCCAGAgaccaagaaaatgcaaatgccaGCACCAACATTGACTTCAGCAGAGGAGCTAGCACCAGAGCTAACTTTAGCGATGGTGCTAGTATTTGTTTCAGTGGTGCACCCAGCCCCAGTGATGGCTTTGGTGGCAGAGATGGCATTAGTTTTGGTAGCACATGCAGCACCAGTGCCACCTTCAGCAGTACAGCCAGCATTAGCTTTGGTGGCACACACTACACTAGCGGCAGCTTCAGCAGTGCAGCCAACATTTGCTTTGGTGGCATGCCCAACACTTGTTCTACTTTCAGTGGTGGAGCCAGCATTAGCTTTGGTGGTGCAGCCAGCACCAGTTCTAGTTTCAGCAGTGAAGCCAGCATTAGCTTTGGTGGCACACCTTGTACCAGTGCCAACTTCGCAGGTGGAGTTAGCCCTAGTTTCAGTGGTCCACTGAACACCAGTACCAGTTTCAGTGGTGGAGCCAGCTCTGGTTTTGGAGGGACACTCAGCGCCACTGCTGGCTTCAATGATGCACTCATTACAACCACCAGCTTTGGCAGTACACTCGGCACCAGTGCAGTCTTTAGTGGTGCACTTAGCACCAGCACTGCCTTTGGTGGCACACTCAGCACTAGTGTCTACTTTGGTGGTTCTCCTAGTTCCAGTGCCAGCTTTGGTGGCACACTCAGTACCAGTATATGCTTCAGTGGTTCTCCTAGCACCAGCACTGGTTTTGATGGTGTATTCAGTACCAGTGTCTCCTTTGGTGGCTCTTCCAGCACCAGCACTGACTTTAGTGGTACGCTAAGCACCAGCGTCTGCTTTGGTGATTCACTCAGCACTAGTTCCAGCTTTGGTGGTGCACTCAGCACCAGTGTTGGCTTTGGTGGTGCACTCAGTACCAGTGTTGGCTTTGGTGGTGCACTCAACACCAGTGCTGGTTTTAGCAGTGCTGTCAGCATTAACACTGGCTTCAACAGTGTACCCAGCACCAACTCTGGCTTTAGCAGTGTGTTCAGCACCAGTGCTGACTTCAGTGGGGCACTTAACACCACTACTGACTTTGGCAGTGCTTCTAGCACCAGCATTGGCTTTGGTGGAGCCCCCAGCACCAGCTTCTGCTTTGGCAGTTTGTCTAACACCAACCTATGCTTTGGCGGCCCTCCTAGCACCAACACCTGCTTTAGTGGTCCTACCAATGCCAGTTTTGGTGATGGACTCAGCACAGGTGCTGGTTTCAGCTTTGGCGATGGGTTAAACACCAGTACTGGATTTAGTGGTGGACTGAGCTCCAGCTCTAGCTTTGGTGGTGGACTGAGCACCAGCACTGGCTTTGGTGGTGGACTGATCTCTAGCGATGTCTTTGGTGGTGGACTGGGCACCAGTGCTGGTTTTGGCAGCACACTTGGCACAAGGGCTAACTTTTGTAGTAGCCTCAGCATCAGTGATGGCTTTGGCAGTGAGCCTAATACCAGCTTTGATGGAGGACTGAGCACCATCATTGGCTTTGCCAGTAGTTCCAACACCAGCACTGGCTTTACTGGTGAacccagcaccagcaccagctTTATTGGTGGACCCAGTTCTATTGTTGGCTTTGGCAGTGGACTGAGCACCGATGCTGGCTTCAACAGTGGACCAAGCAATGCTGCTGGCTTTGGTGGTGGAGGCACCAGCCTTGGTGCCTGTAGCTTCTCCTATGGCTAG
- the TRO gene encoding trophinin isoform X2, with translation MHTLLAATKDPLAMDPPVANRPKKSKTKKAPIKAITKTIPAAPPVPSANVITTNKPKITFHALNLPVIPQINQASATIEASNTQASSSTTQPKKASKTKRITAKAVQGSQFPAGSESVTIQIKSSLQALNLPVIPQAIQAPVASESANSQALLASTRPKKAYKAKKADNKGVASAAEISLAPSTAYTATIQGQITSTQTKNASKAKKATIKGTNTDPELLESPDATETATRQIEASTAAIWPKKSKGKKAANKGPNSVCEISDAPPATQMVTNQALAATLRVKRGFRAQKVATKAWTTESQNQIEQGARAKMATSQTNVSALETQVAAAVQALADDYLAQLSLEPTTRTQGKRKQKYKYLNGDERGGGIYRRIQWGRRPPLSRDVAILQERANKLVKYLLVKDQTKIPIKRSDMLKDVIQEYDEYFPEIIERASYALEKMFRVNLKEIDKQSSLYILISIQESSAGILGTTKDTPKLGLLMVILSVIFMNGNKANEAIIWEVLRKLGLHPGVRHSLFGEVRKLITDEFVKQKYLEYKRVPNSRPPEYEFFWGLRSYHETSKMKVLKFACKVQKKDPKDWAAQYREAVEMEVQAAAVAVAEAEARAEARAQMGIGEEAVAGPWNWDDMDIDCLTREELGDDAQAWSRFSFEIEARDQENANASTNIDFSRGASTRANFSDGASICFSGAPSPSDGFGGRDGISFGSTCSTSATFSSTASISFGGTHYTSGSFSSAANICFGGMPNTCSTFSGGASISFGGAASTSSSFSSEASISFGGTPCTSANFAGGVSPSFSGPLNTSTSFSGGASSGFGGTLSATAGFNDALITTTSFGSTLGTSAVFSGALSTSTAFGGTLSTSVYFGGSPSSSASFGGTLSTSICFSGSPSTSTGFDGVFSTSVSFGGSSSTSTDFSGTLSTSVCFGDSLSTSSSFGGALSTSVGFGGALSTSVGFGGALNTSAGFSSAVSINTGFNSVPSTNSGFSSVFSTSADFSGALNTTTDFGSASSTSIGFGGAPSTSFCFGSLSNTNLCFGGPPSTNTCFSGPTNASFGDGLSTGAGFSFGDGLNTSTGFSGGLSSSSSFGGGLSTSTGFGGGLISSDVFGGGLGTSAGFGSTLGTRANFCSSLSISDGFGSEPNTSFDGGLSTIIGFASSSNTSTGFTGEPSTSTSFIGGPSSIVGFGSGLSTDAGFNSGPSNAAGFGGGGTSLGACSFSYG, from the exons ATGCATACCCTCTTGGCTGCAACAAAGGACCCCCTGGCCATGGACCCACCAGTTGCCAACCGACCTAAGAAAAGCAAGACCAAGAAGGCCCCTATTAAGGCTATCACTAAGACCATCCCTGCTGCCCCTCCAGTTCCATCTGCCAATGTGATTACCACCAACAAGCCTAAAATAACTTTTCATGCTTTAAACCTACCAGTCATCCCCCAGATCAACCAGGCTTCAGCTACCATTGAGGCATCCAATACTCAGGCTTCTTCATCCACCACTCAGCCTAAGAAAGCCAGCAAGACAAAGAGAATTACTGCTAAGGCAGTTCAAGGTTCCCAGTTTCCAGCTGGCAGTGAGAGTGTCACTATACAGATCAAGTCATCCTTGCAGGCCCTAAACCTACCAGTCATCCCACAGGCTATCCAGGCTCCAGTTGCCAGTGAGTCAGCCAATTCACAGGCCTTGTTAGCCTCCACCAGGCCTAAGAAAGCTTACAAGGCAAAGAAGGCTGACAATAAGGGCGTAGCTAGTGCCGCTGAGATCTCACTGGCTCCATCCACCGCTTACACAGCTACCATCCAAGGCCAAATTACCTCCACCCAAACTAAAAATGCCTCCAAAGCTAAGAAGGCAACTATTAAGGGCACAAATACTGATCCTGAGCTCCTAGAGTCCCCAGATGCCACTGAGACAGCTACCAGGCAGATTGAGGCCTCAACAGCAGCTATTTGGCCAAAAAAATCCAAGGGCAAGAAGGCTGCCAATAAGGGCCCAAATTCTGTTTGTGAGATCTCTGATGCCCCACCTGCCACTCAAATGGTCACAAACCAAGCCCTAGCAGCAACCCTCAGGGTCAAGAGAGGGTTCAGGGCTCAGAAGGTTGCCACTAAGGCCTGGACAACTGAAAGCCAGAATCAAATTGAGCAAGGGGCCCGGGCCAAGATGGCTACCTCTCAGACCAACGTAAGTGCCCTTgagactcaggttgctgctgctgtCCAGGCCCTGGCAGATGACTACCTGGCTCAGTTGAGTCTGGAGCCCACAACCAGGACCCagggaaagaggaaacaaaag TACAAGTATCTGAATGGGGATGAGAGAGGTGGTGGTATTTATAGGCGGATCCAATGGGGCCGGAGGCCTCCGCTATCCCGAGATGTGGCCATTTTGCAAGAAAGg GCAAATAAGTTGGTGAAATACCTGTTGGTTAAAGACCAGACAAAGATCCCCATCAAGCGCTCAG ACATGCTGAAGGATGTCATCCAAGAATATGATGAATATTTCCCAGAGATCATTGAACGAGCAAGCTATGCTCTGGAGAAG ATGTTTCGAGTCAATCTGAAGGAAATTGATAAGCAAAGTAGCTTGTATATTCTCATCAGCATTCAGGAATCCTCTGCAGGCATACTAGGAAC GACCAAGGACACACCCAAACTAGGTCTTCTTATGGTGATTCTGAGTGTCATTTTTATGAATGGCAACAAGGCCAATGAGG CTATCATCTGGGAGGTGCTGCGCAAGTTGGGGCTGCACCCTGG GGTGAGGCACTCGCTCTTTGGGGAAGTGAGGAAGCTCATCACAGACGAGTTTGTGAAGCAGAA GTACTTGGAATACAAGAGGGTCCCCAACAGCAGACCACCTGAATATGAGTTCTTCTGGGGCTTGCGCTCCTACCATGAGACTAGCAAGATGAAAGTTCTCAAGTTTGCATGCAAG GTACAGAAGAAAGACCCCAAGGATTGGGCTGCTCAGTACCGGGAGGCAGTAGAGATGgaagtccaagctgcagctgtggctgtggctgaggctgaggcCAGGGCTGAGGCAAGAGCCCAAATGGGGATTGGAGAGGAAGCTGTGGCTGGGCCCTGGAATTGGGATGACATGGATATCGACTGCCTAACAAGGGAAGAGTTAGGCGATGATGCTCAGGCCTGGAGCagattttcatttgaaattgAGGCCAGAgaccaagaaaatgcaaatgccaGCACCAACATTGACTTCAGCAGAGGAGCTAGCACCAGAGCTAACTTTAGCGATGGTGCTAGTATTTGTTTCAGTGGTGCACCCAGCCCCAGTGATGGCTTTGGTGGCAGAGATGGCATTAGTTTTGGTAGCACATGCAGCACCAGTGCCACCTTCAGCAGTACAGCCAGCATTAGCTTTGGTGGCACACACTACACTAGCGGCAGCTTCAGCAGTGCAGCCAACATTTGCTTTGGTGGCATGCCCAACACTTGTTCTACTTTCAGTGGTGGAGCCAGCATTAGCTTTGGTGGTGCAGCCAGCACCAGTTCTAGTTTCAGCAGTGAAGCCAGCATTAGCTTTGGTGGCACACCTTGTACCAGTGCCAACTTCGCAGGTGGAGTTAGCCCTAGTTTCAGTGGTCCACTGAACACCAGTACCAGTTTCAGTGGTGGAGCCAGCTCTGGTTTTGGAGGGACACTCAGCGCCACTGCTGGCTTCAATGATGCACTCATTACAACCACCAGCTTTGGCAGTACACTCGGCACCAGTGCAGTCTTTAGTGGTGCACTTAGCACCAGCACTGCCTTTGGTGGCACACTCAGCACTAGTGTCTACTTTGGTGGTTCTCCTAGTTCCAGTGCCAGCTTTGGTGGCACACTCAGTACCAGTATATGCTTCAGTGGTTCTCCTAGCACCAGCACTGGTTTTGATGGTGTATTCAGTACCAGTGTCTCCTTTGGTGGCTCTTCCAGCACCAGCACTGACTTTAGTGGTACGCTAAGCACCAGCGTCTGCTTTGGTGATTCACTCAGCACTAGTTCCAGCTTTGGTGGTGCACTCAGCACCAGTGTTGGCTTTGGTGGTGCACTCAGTACCAGTGTTGGCTTTGGTGGTGCACTCAACACCAGTGCTGGTTTTAGCAGTGCTGTCAGCATTAACACTGGCTTCAACAGTGTACCCAGCACCAACTCTGGCTTTAGCAGTGTGTTCAGCACCAGTGCTGACTTCAGTGGGGCACTTAACACCACTACTGACTTTGGCAGTGCTTCTAGCACCAGCATTGGCTTTGGTGGAGCCCCCAGCACCAGCTTCTGCTTTGGCAGTTTGTCTAACACCAACCTATGCTTTGGCGGCCCTCCTAGCACCAACACCTGCTTTAGTGGTCCTACCAATGCCAGTTTTGGTGATGGACTCAGCACAGGTGCTGGTTTCAGCTTTGGCGATGGGTTAAACACCAGTACTGGATTTAGTGGTGGACTGAGCTCCAGCTCTAGCTTTGGTGGTGGACTGAGCACCAGCACTGGCTTTGGTGGTGGACTGATCTCTAGCGATGTCTTTGGTGGTGGACTGGGCACCAGTGCTGGTTTTGGCAGCACACTTGGCACAAGGGCTAACTTTTGTAGTAGCCTCAGCATCAGTGATGGCTTTGGCAGTGAGCCTAATACCAGCTTTGATGGAGGACTGAGCACCATCATTGGCTTTGCCAGTAGTTCCAACACCAGCACTGGCTTTACTGGTGAacccagcaccagcaccagctTTATTGGTGGACCCAGTTCTATTGTTGGCTTTGGCAGTGGACTGAGCACCGATGCTGGCTTCAACAGTGGACCAAGCAATGCTGCTGGCTTTGGTGGTGGAGGCACCAGCCTTGGTGCCTGTAGCTTCTCCTATGGCTAG